In the Methanosphaera stadtmanae DSM 3091 genome, TTTACAGTATGCAAAACCAGAAGAATTAGAAAGTTTAAGACCAATTCTAATGAAAAAACCAACACGTACAATTTCTGGTGTTGCAATAGTAGCAGTTATGTGTAGGCCACATAAATGTCCACATGGACGATGTAAATACTGTCCTGAGAGTAGCATTGCTCCTCCAAGTTATACTGGTGAGGAACCTGCAGCTTTACGAGCAAGAATGTTCCATTTTCATCCATATGTTCAAACATTCAACAGATTATATCAACTAAAAAATATTGGTCATTCCATAGATAAGGTGGAATTAATAATAATGGGCGGAACCTTTGCTTCATGTACTCTTGATTATCAGGAATGGTTTGTAACACAATGTTTAAGGGCAATGAATGATTTTGAAACAGTTAGTAAGAAAATACCAGTAAATCAAAGGGAAATCAAAATAATACCTCCAGAGGATTTCCAATACATACATGATGCACAGAAAAATAATGAACATTCAAAGGTAAGATGTATAGGATTAACATTTGAAACAAGACCAGATTATGCTAAAATGGAAGATATTAATAGAATGTTACAATTTGGAGTAACACGTGTTGAATTAGGTGTTCAAACATTATATAATCATATATATAAACGAGTTGATAGAGGTCATAAAATTCAAGATGTAATAGAGGCAAATCAATTATTACGAGATTCTGGAATAAAAGTTGCCATGCATATGATGCCAGGACTTTTATCTTCATTTAGTAGTGATGTTAACATGTTTAAACGTTTATTTAATGAACCATTATTTTCACCAGACATGTTAAAAATCTATCCATGTCTTGTTACAGAGGGCTCAGAATTCTATGATATGTGGAAAAAGGGCGAATATGAACCATACACATCTCAACAAGCAGTGGATTTAATAGTTGAAGTTAAAAAAATTCTACCAAAATGGGTTAGAACAATGAGAATTCAAAGAGATATTCCAGCAACATTAATTGATGCTGGAGTTAAAAAATCAAATCTTGGAGAATTAGTATATAATCGTCTTGAAGAGGAGGATATTCAATGTCAATGTATTAGATGTAGAGAGGTAGGTCATAAAAAGGCACATGGAATAGAACCTGACTATAATAATATAGAATTACTAAGAACAGATTATGATGTAGTAGGTGGACATGAAATATTTTTATCTATAGAAGATGTGGAAAATGATATTTTAATTGGATTTACTCGTTTAAGAATACCATCCAATAGAGTATTTAGGAAGGAAATTACAAGTTCAAGTTCATTGATTAGAGAATTACATGTTTATGGACAAATGCAGAAAATTGGTAAAAATGATGATAATTTATGGCAACATAAAGGTTATGGTGCCCAATTATTAGAAGAAGCTGAAAAAATAGCAAAAGATGAATATAATAAAAATAAAATGCTAATAATTAGTGGAATTGGTGTAAGAGATTATTATCGTAAATTTGGATATTATAAGGATGGTCCATACATGTCTAAATTCATTTAATTATTCCTTTTCTTTTTATTATTCTCTTTTTATTAAATTACTTATTTATCTATTCTTGAAAAAATAATAAATAGTATAAATAATAATTCATAAAGATAAATATAGTTTAAAAATATTTAAAAACATACTTTTTATAGGTTGTATTATTTTGGAAATAGAAACTTCTGCAAGATTACATTTATCATTAATTGATCTTAATGGATCTGAGGGTAGAATTGATGGTGGTATTGGTATAACACTAAAGAATCCATCATTAATATTAGAGTGTGACTTCAATGATTCTCAAACAGAAATATTATTTGAAGACACAAGATATAGTTATGTGGATGAATATAAATCAAAGATATTAACTGCTTGTAATAATATGCAGGAATATCTTGGAATTAATAATTCCTATAGATTTAGAGTAAAAAAAATCTATCCAATACATCATGGTCTAGGATTGGGAACACAATTACTACTTTCAACTGGACAATTAGTTGCTAAGATTAATGGTGTTGATTTAGATGTTTTTGAAATAGCAAAGATAGTACAACGTGGTGGAACAAGTGGTATTGGAGTACATTCCTTTAATCATGGTGGTTTAATTATTGATGGTGGACATAAAAAAAATATTAAAAAGGATTTTCTTCCATCATCAGCATCGCATGTAGCACCACCACCACTTTTAGTAAGATATGATTTTCCAGAGGATTGGAATATATTAATTGCAACACCTAATTTTAATCAAGGAGTTTCAGGAAGTAGAGAAGTTAATATTTTCCAAGAGTATTCTCCAATAAATTTACATGATGTTGAAAGAATATGTTATATTACTTTAATGAAATTAATGCCAGCAGTATTAGAAAAGGACATTGTAAGTTTTGGTGATGCTATAAATAAGATTCAAACAATAGGATTTAAGAAAATAGAACGGAATCTACAATCACAAAAAGTTAACAATATCATAGAATACATGCTTGATAATGGTATTGAAGGTGCAGGTATGAGTTCATTTGGTCCTACATGTTTTGGTATAACTGATACGAATGTTAAAAGTATGAAAAAAGATCTTCAGGATTTAATGGGTAATGATAGTTTTATAAAAATTACAAATGGAAAAAATGAAGGTTCAAAAATAAGATAGGAGGAAGATTTATGGATAGTATGAAAGGAAAAGTATGGACATTTAGAGATTGTATAGATACTGATGTAATTATTGCTGGAAGATATTTAAGAACATTTAATCCAGAAGATTTAGCAGCACATGTAATGGAAGCTGAAGATCCAGAATTTTCAAGTAAAGTTGGAAAGGGAGATATAATTGTTGGTGGATGGAATTTTGGTTGTGGATCTTCAAGGGAACAGGCACCAGTTGCAATAAAGACAGCAGGAGTATCAGCAGTAATAGCTAAATCATTTGCCAGAATTTTTTATAGAAATGCTATTAATATTGGCTTACCTGTTATAACAGCAGATATTGAAGTGGATGAAGGGGATATTTTAGAAGTAAATATTGAAGATGGAATTATTATAAATGAAACAACTAAAAAAACATTTAAAATTAAGCCATTTGATGCTGAAATGTTGGATATTTTAGAAAATGGTGGTCTTGTTAATCAATATTTAAAAAATAAGAAGGAGGTATAGTTATGGTTTGTCCAGTTTGTGGTGAAGATGAATATGAAATATTAAAGGCTAATGGAAAAAATAATAGACAATTACTAGTTAAATGTGATGAATGTGGACACATATATCATGAAACTGCTCCAGAGGAAGCGCATGAAGTGAAAGTACGTGTTATAATCAGTGAATTTGAAAGATCATGGAAAACTACCATTGATTTATATTCTGATGAATATTTAGAAGTGGGTACTTTATTATATCTTGATGGTAAGGATGTGGAAGTGACTTCTATTGAAAATAATGAGGGAAATAGATGTTATGAATGTCCTGTTATTGATATTAAAACAATATGGGCAAAATCATTAGATACACCTGCACGTATAGGTTTATCAATAGATAATCATGGTACTGTTTTATCTCATAAAATTGAAATTGAAAGGGAATTTACCTTTGCTATAGATGATGTTGGGGAAGTTAATGGTTTAAAATTTAGAATATATGCTTTTAAAACATTGGAAAGAAATATGAGAACGGGTTTTGCTTATGCTAAGGTAATTAAAAGAGTATATGGTAGGTTATTACCACGTAATGATAAATCTAAAGTTAAATATGATTTATCTGAGTATGTTATTAAAACAACAATTAAAGAAAAAGATTATAATTAAAATTTAATATTTTTTGTGATAACATGAAAATATATTTAGAAACACATGGATGTACATTTAATCAAGCAGATACTGATATTATGGCTAATATCTTAGCTAAGAAGTATGATATTGTTTATGATGTAGAAGAAGCTGATGTAATTATACTAAATACATGTTATGTAAAACTTCCTACTGAACAGAAGATGATTACTAAAATTCGTAAATATAAAACCGAGTTTCCAGATAAGAAATTAATTATTGGGGGATGTATGGTTGAAGTTGATGATAAGAGACTTGAAAAATTTGCTGGTGATGATTGCTGGATTGGACCACATAAACTTGATAAAGTGGATGAGGTGGTTGAAAAAGCAATAAATGGTGAAGTAGTACATGAATATGGAAAAACTAGGGCTATTAAAGCTGGTAAGGGTAAAAAAAATTCTGAAAGTTTGGTTCATATTCTTCAAATTTGTGAAGGATGTAATGGTCAATGTACCTTTTGTTGTACAAGAATAGCTCGTGGTTTTTTAATAAGTTATCCAATTGATGTTATTGTTGAGGAAGCAAAAGATGCAGTTGAACATGGCTGTAAAGAATTACAAGTCACTGCTCAGGATACTGCATGTTTTGGTATGGATACTGGTGAATCCTTTGCTGATTTACTAAATAAGTTAGGTGCAATTGAGGGTGATTTTCGTATTCGTGTAGGTATGATGAATCCACAAAGTATTAAAAATCAATTACATGAAGTAATAGATGCATTTAAAAATAATGATAAGATATTTAACTTTGTACATCTACCAATACAATCAGGTAGTCCTAAGGTATTAAAAGAAATGAATAGAAAACATACACTAGATGAATATAAATACATACTTAATGAATTTAGAAAAGAAATTCCTCAAATGTCTCTTGCCACTGATATTATAGTTGGTTATCCAACAGAAACTGAAGAAGACTTTAATCAAACACTAGAATTACTTAAAGAAATAAAACCTGATATTGTACATATATCAAAGTATATGCACAGGCCTGGTGCAAAATCAAATCATCTTAAAGAAATTGATCATAATATTATGAAGAATAGATCACATAGAGTAAATCAAGTAAAAACAGAGGTCATGCTAGAGAAAAATAAAGAATATGAAAATACCATTCAAAATGTTTTAATTACATCTAAGGGATCCTCTGGTGGATATGTTGGCTACACTGATTCATATAAAAATGTAATAGTGGATGAAGCTGAAATTGGTTCATTTATGGATGTAAAAATAATTGAAGGTAAAAGAACATATCTCTTAGCACAAAGAATATAATATGTATAATTAATTAAAAGAGTAAATAAATAAAAAAATAGAAAAGATTTGATATTATGAATTATATAGTATGTCGAAATTGTAAAAGAGTTATTGAGGTTAAGGAAAATACTCCATTAGTCTTTGATAAATGTGAAAATTGTGGACATACCCTTGAATTTGCAGCTGATAATCGTGACTTACAATTTATATTAAATGATGTAGAAGTACCAAAAATAGCATACCATAAAATATGTGCTAAATGTAAATCATTGAATCCACGTGAAACTGGTGCTTGCCTATTCTGTGGATCTACAAGTTTTAAGTATCAATATGATTTAGATAGTTTAAATAAGTATAAAAATAGTTTAAATTTGAATCAGATGCAAATGACAAACATGTCTGATAATTATCAACAATCAATTTCAAATAATTGGCTTTATAGAATATTAGCTTTAATACTTGGAATAATTGATTTTTTCTTTGTTGTTATGATTGGACTTGGTTTAATTATAGGTGATGGTCCACTACCAACAGATTCTATGGCATTTATTATGCAACATTTTAATATGATGATGATTGTGTTAATAGTGGCACTATTTGTTTCAGGTTTTCTTTCAATTTTCATATTACCAAAAATGAAATATAAAGATTCATTCATGTTATCAGGATTACTTGGACTTATTATTGGATTAATCACAATAATAACAACTACTGATATATTAGTAATTATACCATCAATGGTATTGTGTGCTATAATAACTGGAATTGGTGGATTAGTTGCACAATTTATTGTTCATAAAATAATTGGAAGATTTTTTGGCAGATAAAAACTGCTATTAATCTATTTATCTTTTTTTGTAGAATTATTAAAATAGCTTTTTTAAATGTGTGCATACTAATACACTTTATACTATAGACTTAATTAAATTATTTTTTTTAATGTTAGAAATAGTAATATTATTTAAAATATGCCGTGGGCCGGACTTGAACCAGCGACATCCAGATCTTCAGTCTGGCGTTCTCCCAACTGAACTACCACGGCAATTAAAATTAGAATTTAATATGGGCCGAACGAGATTCGAACTCGTGATCCCCTCCACGTCAAGGAGGTATCATACCTCTAGACCACCGGCCCAGAAATATATTTTTCAATACTTATTTATAAATTATTTATTCTCTATTATATATACTTTTCTATCCATGATTATTTAAAGAAGTTATTATAGATTAATTACTATATTCTAAATGAATAATAAAACAATTTAAAAGGAGATTAGTATGGATTTAGATAGCACAATAGAAAAAACCATAAGTCAAATTCAAAAACTTATGAATGCTAATAGTATTGCAGGTAATCCAATACCTGCTGGTGATAGAATTATTATTCCTATCTCAAAAACAGCACTAGGTTTTGGTGTAGGTGTAGCTTCTAATGCTAAAAAAGATGAAGATTCTGCTTTAGGTGGGGCTGGTGGTGGAGGTTCTATTGATCCTATAGCATTGCTTGTAGTATATAATGATGTTCCGGGACCAGAGGGTGTTGAAATATTACCATTAGATAACATGGGAACTCCACTTGAAGATTTACTTTTAGGTGCAGGAAAAGCTTTAACAGGATTTTTAGGAAATAAATCAGGTAAATCTGATGAAGGTAAATCTAGTGAAACTAATATTAATAAAATCAAAACTAAAATAAAACCAAAAAGTACTGAAAGTACTAAATCTACTCAGAAAAAAGATACTAATTAAGTATTCTTTTAATTTTTTTTAAATATTTTTTTAAGTAATTTCTAGGGCTAAATTTATGATTCTTCAAATTATATTTATGTTGTTATTAATTGTAATTTTATTAATATTCATATTCTTTTTGAAGCCATTGGGTGTATATTTATCATTTCATAGAAATAATCAAGCTTTGAATGGTGAAATAATAATTACACATTATTTTTTAAAGTTAAGATATGTTTTTGAAAAGAAAGCTTTAGATGTGTTTGTAATATGGAAATCAAGGAATTTTCTACTTAGAACTATAAATTTAGATTCTATAGATGAAAATAATTCTAATGATAATAATGATGGTGATGAGGATAAAGGGGAAGATAACACTGATGAATATGAAGATGAATTTTCAAGTAATTTATTAGAAAATGCTAAAGAAATATATCCAACACTAAAAGCATCTACATCAGATTTATATAAAATTGTAGTTTTAATTGTAACTTTATGTAAATTTAAGGAAAGTAACATTAAATTAGATTTTGGTTTGAAAAATAATAATTTAACAATAAAGATTTGTAATATTTTATGGGCTATAACAGCACCATTATATCCTTTTGATATTCATATTCTAATAACACCTGTTATAAATAAGGCTGTTGTTAATTTTGATTGTGAAGTTTCATTTGATATTATAATAATGAATATACTACGAATAATATTCAAGATAATTACAAGTATAAATATATTAAAATTAATAATAAAAATAATTAAAATCGCACGTAGGTGATTAAATGTCAATTACTAAAAAATATTTTATTGATCCTATAATAATCAATAATAGAAAGATATATCCCTATGTAAAATTAGATGTGGATGTTATTGGTAGTGGATTTTTAAGTCTAGATTATGAAGTTATTGCTTTTAAAATAATTGAGAAAAGTGAGATATTTTTTAAAAATGTTTCTATGTCTGATAATGAGTTTAATAACTTCAAAAAAAAATTTATAGAAAATAAATAAGTATTTATTTTACTTATAATTCTTTGTAAGCGATACTTATATCTTCTGCTTTTAAAGTTTTTCTTCCATTTTCTTCAGCATTATTTAATGCTAATTTAGCAAGTTCTTCTGCAGTATCTTCTAAAAATGCAGATAATTCAACTTTAGCATCTTCACTTACTCTTTCTGCACCACCGTTTTTTATAATTCTACCTAATGGTGTTAAGGGTAATTCGGACATATATAGTTACCTCCTTTTCAATATTAAATAAAAAAATTTATCTATTGTTGTATTTTTTTAATAGTATAACATAAAAGTGGTATTTCATAAAATTTTTTTTGAAGATATTTCTTATTTTTTTTTAGAAATACAGTATATGTTATGATTTATTATCTTTTAAATACTCTATTTATGTTAAGTAATATAATATTGTTTTTATTTAAAACTTTCTAATTTTTTTTTAAATCCTTAATTTTATTTATATTATTCTTTTTGAAAAATATTATGTTGATTATTTAAGGTTATCTAAAAGTCATTAATTTTATAAATTTTAAAAAAAGATATTAAAAGAATTGGATTTTAATTTCAATGTTCTTTTTTGGCTTTATTAATGTTTTTGATAATTTCTCTAGCTCTATCTGAATTTAAAGGTATGTTAAATTTAGATTCTACACTTTCTCTGTAAATATTGTTCATTGAACAAAATGGGATAATTCTACCATCTGGTGTAGCATAATGAATTACACATCGACTTACTCTATCTTGATCAAAGTTAAATGGATCCATAAAGTGCATACAGGATATAAGTAGAGCATTCATATGGAAATCACCTAATGCAAGATAATCTTGTTTTATGAATATATTTTTTAATAAATCAATAATATCTATATAGCTTGGTGTTTCATCAGTATCAATAGTTTTAGGTAGATTTTTTAGAGCTTTAGCTAGTGTTTTTGTTTTTGAGTATTTTGTGTTTTTCTCAATACCTGGAATACTATCTTCAATTAATTTCATGAATTTATCAACGTTAATAAAGTCTGTGATAGGAATTATTTCACCATTATCTTCCTTAAATACATAAGTTCCAACACCACAATGTTCATGACAGGTTAATGTAACTTCATCTTCTTCATTATTCATAGCAGCAATTAATTCAGAAATTGGAGCTACAGTAGCTGCAGGATAGAATGCTTCTTTTTTAATTTTTCCATTTGTTTGTTTTTCAACATCATTGACAAGATCATCAATTGTTATACGTTGTTGTTCTACTTTATCAGAGGGTGTACGTCCTGCAAATGATACTGGTTGGAAGTTAACTCCACGAATAACATCAATATTATCCAATGCAAATTGAATAATATCTCCAATTTGATCATCATTTATTCCTTTAACAAGTGTAGGTACTAATACAACACCAAGTCCTACTTTTCTACAATTTTCAATAGCTTCTATTTTTTTATCTAGAATATTAGCATTTCTAGTTTTTATGTATGGTTCTTCAGTAACTCCATCAAATTGTAAATAAACAGTATTTAGTCCTACATCTTTAAGTTCTTTAGCTAAATTTTCATTGTTAGCAAGTTCAATTCCATTTGTTGCAATTTGAGTATGTGTAAATCCTTCTTCTTTAGCTATTTTAATGAGTTCTACAATATCACTTCGAACAGTAGGTTCTCCTCCAGAAAATTGTATTGCTGGTGTAGCAACTGGTTGATTTTTTCTTAAATTTTTAAGCATTCCTCTAATTTCATCTTGAGTAGGTTCATATAATGTACCAGAAGCAGCAGCATTAGCAAAACATATTGGACAGGTTAGATTACATCTATTTGTCACATCAATTAAACCAAGTATTGTTTGACTTTTATGTTGGTTACATAATCCACAATTAGATGGACATTCTCCATTTTCAGCATCTTTAAGATTTTTTAATCTGTGTGGTTCTGGTTCATAGGCTAATGTTTTTTCAAATAATTTAGCATCATGCCAATAGGTATTTTTAAAAGTTCCATGTTCAGAGCATGTTTTTTCAATAAAAATCTTATTATCTTCAGAATAAACTTCAGCATCTAATATTTTTAAACAGTTTGGACATAAGCTTTTAGTTTTAGAAATTGTTGATATTCTAAACACTCCCCTTTATTTTTTTTTTAAATTCTCTCTATTAATTATAATAATTTGTTTTTTATATTTAAAGTATTTATTTAACTATAATAATCATTATTAATTATATTGATTAGGTATAATTATATATTGCTTATATTTATGGAAATTACATATATTATAATAATAGTAAAATTATAAGTATAAATATAATTACAAAATTCTGAGGTTTATTATGGATATTTTAACTTTAATTTTTTATTCAATATATTTAATGATTCCAGCATATCTTGCTAATGGTTCTGCATTAGTGTTTGGTGGTGGAACTCCTATGGATTTTGGTCATTATTGCTGGGATAATCGTAGATTAATTGGTAATGGTGTCACATGGAGAGGTACTGTTTGTGGTGGCTTGTTTGGAATGGTTATTGGAGGTATTTTAGGACTTCTAGCAACTTATGGTATTGGAAGTTATTTTTTTAATATAACTGCCTCACAAATAACATTCATGTCTGGGTTTGTACCTCAAGGATTATTGGTTGGCTTTTTATTAGGTTTTGGTGCACTTATTGGTGATGCTATTGGTAGCTTTTTAAAAAGAAGATTGAATTTTGAACGTGGAAAACCAGTACCATTACTAGATCAGTTAGACTTTGTTGTTGTTTCATTATTATTTGTTTCAACAGTTGTTAGTCTAAGTTTGGAAATGATTGTAATAATCATACTTGTAAGTATCTTTTTACATCTTGGTGCAAATATGTTTGCATATATGATTAATTTAAAAGATGTATGGTATTAAGAAATAAAAATAATGAGAAAAGGATTGATTAGATTCAATCAAATCATTTTTTTTTAAATGTATTGTATTAATGGAAAATCTTGTGAAATATATTCTTCCACATACATTTGTATGGCGCCTATTGTTGTTATAATACTTGTGGCTTCTTTTGAAATATATTCATCAATATTAATAATATTTAATCCCAATTGTTTTGCAGCATTTTTACAAATATTTCCATGACCAAAATCAGATATTACTACAGTATCAAGTCCAGTTTTTTCAACAACTTTTATTAATCCCGTTAATACTTGATTTACTTGTTTTTTGTATATGTATTGTGCCATGTTGTTGATTGTTTCATCTGTTAATGAGTCTAAATCAGCACAAACAAGTCTACTTAATCTTCTTTTACATGAAACAATGTCTTTATCCTTATTATCTGGAGTATTGCATGTATATTCTTCTTGGGTAATATTTCCAAGTATTCTATGAACATCGGCTGTTATTGTAAATAATTCACTACTTACAGAAGTATCTATATTATATATAGGAATACTATGAACAATTGTTGCAATATTTGTACGTAACATTCCTGTATACACTAATTCACCAGAACCTAATCTTTCAACATCTGTATGTTTTGCAATGTTTTGTTTATTTATTATTGGAATAATATCTGTTGTAGTTGTACCCATATCCATAAAAATACAGTTATTTTTTATGTATTTTATTGCATTGGATGTACCTACCCAGTTAGCTGCAGCTGCATTTAATGGATTTTCAAGAATATCATCATATGATTTAAGTCCATCAAATGTTACAAATTTAACTATTTTATCATTAAATATAGTCATTACTTTTTTAGATATGTCTAGAACACCTTCTGTTTTACTCTCATATGAATCTGCTAATTCTGCAGTCATTGTTACACAAACTACATCAATACTATCTAAATCATCTTGTGATAGTTTTAAAAGACATTCTGGTAATTTATCATTTTCAATCCACATTGGAAGATATTCTTTTGATTTTTTAATAGATTTTATTTGTTTTTCATCGTTTATTTCTATGATAGCACAATCTGTATTTGCTCCACCAATATCTAATCCCATTATTTTCATAGTTTCATCTTCATTACTTTTTTGTTATTTATAGAATGTTCCATTATTATTTATTGTAATTTCTCTTTTTTTATCAGCCAATAGAAGTTCTATTATTGTTTGTGTTAAATTTACATTAACAATATTATGCAGTACTATATATGGAGTTGTAATGCGTGAATTTATTTCAACAAAATATATTTCATTCTTACTTATAATATAATCAATACCAATAAATCCATATAAACCATTGATACTTTTTATAATATCTTTTGAAATATCAATGATTCTTTCTTTAAGTGGATGTTCTATGGGAGTTTTACAACCCATGTATTTTATCTGATTTTTACTCTCAGTAATTTCCTGTGAATTAATACTGATACATTTAATGTATTTGTTATTACATATTGCACTTATACTGATGGGTGTTCCAACTATGTATTGTTGTATTATTGCAGTTTTTATGGAATGTTCTTCATATGTTGTAATTATTTTTTTTAATTCTTCTGTGTTATGTATGTGGTATATTAGATTAGATGATGTTTTATCATCAGGTTTAATTATACTATCTTTTAAATCTATGTGTTTATTGATATAATCATAATCTGTCATTGAAACATCTATTTTAAACGATGGTATTTTTCTTATATTCGATGGAACTTCCATGTATGTTTTATATTTGCTACTACATATATAGGAAGCATTACTTGTTGGTCCAATTAAAAAAACATCATTTTTTTCTAAGATACAAGTAATGTTGTACTGAATTAAATCATCCTCAGGAGCAATAAAAATACAACAATCATAATTAGAACAATTATTATCTAACCACTCACATAAATCACAATCAATATAAATAACATTAGAATGGGGATATATGTCTATTTTTAAATTTTTATTGAGAAGATATGTAACATCATACTCTTTTATACCATCTAAATCAGAGAGAAGACTTTTTAACATGTTAAGTCCCTCTGATATAAGATTATCCTCAAATATTACAGTTGAATACTCAAATACAAGTACTTTCATAATAAACACTTAAATTATTTTTTCAATATTTTAATTAACCTACAATCAGCCTTTTTTTCCTGTTCATGTAACATATATTCCTTTTTTAAAAATTCAACAAGTTTGTTTTTTGCATATTCCGAATCCTTAAATTTAATATTTTTATACTCCATGTCACTTAATATTAATCCATTAGCAGGTGCTGGTTGTAATCTAATAAATTGTCTTAATTCTTTAGGTTTTAATAATTCATTAATATCATTAATATCTAGTTTACCATAACCAACTTCCATA is a window encoding:
- a CDS encoding GerW family sporulation protein; the encoded protein is MDLDSTIEKTISQIQKLMNANSIAGNPIPAGDRIIIPISKTALGFGVGVASNAKKDEDSALGGAGGGGSIDPIALLVVYNDVPGPEGVEILPLDNMGTPLEDLLLGAGKALTGFLGNKSGKSDEGKSSETNINKIKTKIKPKSTESTKSTQKKDTN
- the hacB gene encoding homoaconitase small subunit: MDSMKGKVWTFRDCIDTDVIIAGRYLRTFNPEDLAAHVMEAEDPEFSSKVGKGDIIVGGWNFGCGSSREQAPVAIKTAGVSAVIAKSFARIFYRNAINIGLPVITADIEVDEGDILEVNIEDGIIINETTKKTFKIKPFDAEMLDILENGGLVNQYLKNKKEV
- a CDS encoding tRNA (N(6)-L-threonylcarbamoyladenosine(37)-C(2))-methylthiotransferase encodes the protein MKIYLETHGCTFNQADTDIMANILAKKYDIVYDVEEADVIILNTCYVKLPTEQKMITKIRKYKTEFPDKKLIIGGCMVEVDDKRLEKFAGDDCWIGPHKLDKVDEVVEKAINGEVVHEYGKTRAIKAGKGKKNSESLVHILQICEGCNGQCTFCCTRIARGFLISYPIDVIVEEAKDAVEHGCKELQVTAQDTACFGMDTGESFADLLNKLGAIEGDFRIRVGMMNPQSIKNQLHEVIDAFKNNDKIFNFVHLPIQSGSPKVLKEMNRKHTLDEYKYILNEFRKEIPQMSLATDIIVGYPTETEEDFNQTLELLKEIKPDIVHISKYMHRPGAKSNHLKEIDHNIMKNRSHRVNQVKTEVMLEKNKEYENTIQNVLITSKGSSGGYVGYTDSYKNVIVDEAEIGSFMDVKIIEGKRTYLLAQRI
- a CDS encoding DUF2953 domain-containing protein — encoded protein: MKPLGVYLSFHRNNQALNGEIIITHYFLKLRYVFEKKALDVFVIWKSRNFLLRTINLDSIDENNSNDNNDGDEDKGEDNTDEYEDEFSSNLLENAKEIYPTLKASTSDLYKIVVLIVTLCKFKESNIKLDFGLKNNNLTIKICNILWAITAPLYPFDIHILITPVINKAVVNFDCEVSFDIIIMNILRIIFKIITSINILKLIIKIIKIARR
- a CDS encoding beta-ribofuranosylaminobenzene 5'-phosphate synthase codes for the protein MEIETSARLHLSLIDLNGSEGRIDGGIGITLKNPSLILECDFNDSQTEILFEDTRYSYVDEYKSKILTACNNMQEYLGINNSYRFRVKKIYPIHHGLGLGTQLLLSTGQLVAKINGVDLDVFEIAKIVQRGGTSGIGVHSFNHGGLIIDGGHKKNIKKDFLPSSASHVAPPPLLVRYDFPEDWNILIATPNFNQGVSGSREVNIFQEYSPINLHDVERICYITLMKLMPAVLEKDIVSFGDAINKIQTIGFKKIERNLQSQKVNNIIEYMLDNGIEGAGMSSFGPTCFGITDTNVKSMKKDLQDLMGNDSFIKITNGKNEGSKIR
- a CDS encoding HVO_0476 family zinc finger protein, with product MVCPVCGEDEYEILKANGKNNRQLLVKCDECGHIYHETAPEEAHEVKVRVIISEFERSWKTTIDLYSDEYLEVGTLLYLDGKDVEVTSIENNEGNRCYECPVIDIKTIWAKSLDTPARIGLSIDNHGTVLSHKIEIEREFTFAIDDVGEVNGLKFRIYAFKTLERNMRTGFAYAKVIKRVYGRLLPRNDKSKVKYDLSEYVIKTTIKEKDYN
- a CDS encoding histone family protein, coding for MSELPLTPLGRIIKNGGAERVSEDAKVELSAFLEDTAEELAKLALNNAEENGRKTLKAEDISIAYKEL
- a CDS encoding tRNA uridine(34) 5-carboxymethylaminomethyl modification radical SAM/GNAT enzyme Elp3, which produces MQEACRLIIEEALSRNITTKKDLEKLKIQTCRDLKLSGFMSNSKILQYAKPEELESLRPILMKKPTRTISGVAIVAVMCRPHKCPHGRCKYCPESSIAPPSYTGEEPAALRARMFHFHPYVQTFNRLYQLKNIGHSIDKVELIIMGGTFASCTLDYQEWFVTQCLRAMNDFETVSKKIPVNQREIKIIPPEDFQYIHDAQKNNEHSKVRCIGLTFETRPDYAKMEDINRMLQFGVTRVELGVQTLYNHIYKRVDRGHKIQDVIEANQLLRDSGIKVAMHMMPGLLSSFSSDVNMFKRLFNEPLFSPDMLKIYPCLVTEGSEFYDMWKKGEYEPYTSQQAVDLIVEVKKILPKWVRTMRIQRDIPATLIDAGVKKSNLGELVYNRLEEEDIQCQCIRCREVGHKKAHGIEPDYNNIELLRTDYDVVGGHEIFLSIEDVENDILIGFTRLRIPSNRVFRKEITSSSSLIRELHVYGQMQKIGKNDDNLWQHKGYGAQLLEEAEKIAKDEYNKNKMLIISGIGVRDYYRKFGYYKDGPYMSKFI